From a single Microbacterium terrisoli genomic region:
- a CDS encoding ABC transporter substrate-binding protein, with protein MSLQTSKRARILAALGAVSASAIVLAGCAGGGGNSGNDGNDGNAGAALLVGTTDKITSIDPAGSYDNGSFAVMNQIYPFLMNSKYGTADVSPDIATSAEFTTPTEYTVKLKPGLKFANGNDLTSSDVKFSFDRVVKINDPSGPATLLGNLASIDTPDDTTVVFHLKAANDQTWPQILSSPAAPIVDEQVFSADKVTPDADIVKGDAFAGQYTIDSYKINELVDFKPNKDYQGLLGKAENAGVTTKYYADASNLKLAIGNGDIDVAYRSLSPTDIADLKANNDKVKVVDGPGGEIRYIVFNFNTMPFGAKTADADPAKALAVRQAMADLIDRDKLSKDVYKDTYTPLYSYVAQGMTGANEALKGLYGDGNGGPSLDKATQTLQAAGVKTPVTLNLQYNGDHYGPSSGDEYAAMKTQLENGGLFKVNLAQTEWVQYSKDRVADVYPMYQLGWFPDYSDAGNYLAPFFSKDNFLGNHYDNKDVQALIAKEETNPDATARAEEIGQVQDLVAKDLSTLPYLQGLQVAVVGKDVQGTTLDGSFKFRYAPLHK; from the coding sequence ATGTCACTGCAGACATCCAAGCGGGCGCGCATCCTTGCTGCGCTCGGTGCCGTTTCGGCGTCGGCCATCGTCCTGGCCGGCTGCGCCGGTGGCGGCGGCAACAGCGGCAACGATGGCAACGACGGGAATGCGGGCGCAGCCCTTCTGGTGGGCACGACCGACAAGATCACCTCGATCGACCCGGCCGGCTCATACGACAACGGGTCGTTCGCCGTCATGAACCAGATCTACCCGTTCCTGATGAACAGCAAGTACGGAACGGCCGACGTCTCCCCCGACATCGCCACCTCGGCCGAGTTCACCACCCCGACCGAGTACACGGTCAAGCTCAAGCCCGGCCTGAAGTTCGCCAACGGCAACGACCTCACCTCGTCCGACGTGAAGTTCTCGTTCGATCGTGTCGTGAAGATCAACGACCCGAGCGGCCCGGCGACCCTGCTGGGCAACCTCGCGAGCATCGACACCCCCGACGACACCACTGTCGTATTCCACCTGAAGGCCGCCAACGACCAGACGTGGCCGCAGATCCTGTCCAGCCCCGCCGCACCGATCGTCGACGAACAGGTCTTCTCGGCTGACAAGGTCACCCCTGACGCCGACATCGTCAAGGGCGACGCGTTCGCCGGTCAGTACACGATCGACTCGTACAAGATCAACGAGCTCGTCGACTTCAAGCCCAACAAGGACTACCAGGGCCTGCTGGGCAAGGCTGAGAACGCCGGGGTCACCACCAAGTACTACGCGGATGCCTCGAACCTGAAGCTTGCGATCGGCAACGGTGACATCGACGTGGCCTACCGCAGCCTCTCGCCCACAGACATCGCAGATCTGAAGGCCAACAACGACAAGGTCAAGGTCGTCGACGGCCCCGGCGGCGAGATCCGCTACATCGTGTTCAACTTCAACACGATGCCCTTCGGCGCCAAGACGGCCGACGCAGATCCGGCCAAGGCGCTGGCGGTCCGCCAGGCGATGGCCGACCTGATCGACCGGGACAAGCTGTCGAAGGATGTCTACAAAGACACCTACACCCCGCTTTACTCCTACGTCGCGCAGGGCATGACCGGCGCGAACGAGGCACTGAAGGGCCTGTACGGCGACGGCAACGGCGGTCCGAGCCTCGACAAGGCCACCCAGACGCTGCAGGCGGCGGGCGTGAAGACCCCGGTCACTCTGAACCTGCAGTACAACGGCGACCACTACGGTCCGTCGTCGGGTGACGAGTACGCCGCGATGAAGACGCAGCTCGAGAACGGCGGCCTGTTCAAGGTCAACCTGGCGCAGACCGAATGGGTGCAGTACTCCAAGGATCGCGTCGCCGACGTGTACCCCATGTACCAGCTCGGCTGGTTCCCGGACTACTCTGACGCGGGCAACTACCTCGCACCCTTCTTCTCGAAGGACAACTTCCTGGGCAACCACTACGACAACAAGGACGTCCAGGCGCTGATCGCCAAGGAGGAGACCAACCCTGACGCCACTGCGCGTGCAGAGGAGATCGGTCAGGTCCAGGACCTGGTCGCCAAGGACCTCTCGACTCTGCCGTACCTGCAGGGTCTGCAGGTGGCTGTCGTCGGCAAGGACGTGCAGGGCACCACGCTGGACGGTTCGTTCAAGTTCCGTTACGCGCCGCTGCACAAGTAA
- a CDS encoding ABC transporter permease: MTTVVEDADLAAKPVHASSGGMWRFILVRLLLIIPTVFILVTVVFFLMRLTGDPITAALGGRLTPDQLAQRIHEAGYDRPLLVQYFDYLSGVFRGDFGTTLTDHQPVTQILLTYGAATLELAFYALIVAFLLGIPFGLIAAYKRDRWQDALLRVLAILGYATPVFFIAILLKLVFAVQFDIMPVSGRASTRVELQLQALNNPSGIYLIDAFRTGNPDAVWDVLWHAVLPGLALGILTAGIFLRLVRINVIGTLGAQYVTSARSRGVGEYRLVTKHAYRPALIPVVTLMGLQIAALLAGAVLTETSFEWKGLGFMLAQYLGSRDFVAVQGIVIMIAVVVAVANFVVDVLAVLIDPRVRY; encoded by the coding sequence ATGACCACCGTCGTCGAAGACGCCGACCTCGCAGCAAAACCCGTGCACGCCTCCAGCGGCGGAATGTGGCGGTTCATCCTCGTCCGACTGCTGCTGATCATCCCGACGGTGTTCATCCTGGTCACCGTCGTGTTCTTCCTGATGCGGCTCACCGGCGACCCGATCACTGCCGCGCTGGGCGGTCGCCTCACGCCCGATCAGCTCGCACAGCGCATCCACGAGGCCGGGTATGACCGCCCGCTGCTGGTCCAGTACTTCGATTACCTCTCCGGGGTGTTCCGCGGTGACTTCGGCACGACCCTCACCGACCACCAGCCGGTGACCCAGATCCTGCTCACCTACGGTGCCGCCACGCTCGAGCTCGCGTTCTACGCCCTGATCGTCGCGTTCCTGCTCGGCATCCCGTTCGGCCTCATCGCCGCCTACAAGCGCGACCGCTGGCAGGATGCGCTGCTGCGCGTGCTGGCGATCCTCGGCTACGCGACGCCGGTGTTCTTCATAGCGATCCTGCTGAAGCTGGTGTTCGCGGTGCAGTTCGACATCATGCCGGTGTCGGGCCGCGCCTCCACGCGTGTCGAACTGCAGCTGCAGGCACTGAACAATCCCAGCGGCATATACCTGATAGACGCGTTCCGCACCGGCAATCCCGATGCGGTCTGGGATGTGCTGTGGCATGCGGTCCTTCCCGGCCTCGCCCTCGGCATCCTGACCGCCGGCATCTTCTTGCGTCTCGTGCGCATCAACGTGATCGGCACCCTCGGAGCGCAGTACGTGACCTCGGCACGCTCGCGCGGCGTCGGCGAATACCGCCTGGTCACCAAGCACGCGTACCGGCCGGCCCTCATTCCCGTCGTGACACTCATGGGGTTGCAGATCGCGGCTCTGCTGGCAGGCGCGGTGCTGACCGAGACCTCGTTCGAGTGGAAGGGGCTCGGCTTCATGTTGGCGCAATACCTCGGGTCACGAGATTTCGTGGCGGTGCAGGGCATCGTCATCATGATCGCCGTGGTCGTGGCCGTCGCGAACTTCGTCGTCGATGTGCTGGCCGTGCTGATCGACCCGCGAGTGAGGTACTGA